ctttattctttcagacaggaattttatcattcgtttttttaactctcatgtataagttatttgatatctaatttttattaccgattttggatatgtttcatggattctaatgatttatattgtggcagaaaaaatttcagataaaaatttttctattttaattgcagctacatcatgagactaataaataattaaactttatggatatacttctatttcgtacttgatattttgttttgaattttatcaaaattaaattatttgaaatactgttcGTGATAACAGCATCGAAACTCAGAGTTTCGATGTCTCTACAGTCAGTCGAAAGAAGTTAGAATAATaagtagtatttatagtttctgtttaattataaattgcaaatgacaattaacgcttacgctaaaagttgatcgcaccattgatcttaaatttacttttttctgactggctgctgacactaaaatttcaagttccaatgcaggtaatgaaaggggatgtagctgaatgctggattgttaacatgacttcacacttacctgttttagaatcttattttctaaatcttgagtgtaatcagcaagcttgttcttaattcttattcttattattaaaaaaaaatcaatggtcaatagagactttgatttataattaattattattaatgaaatttaaaacttatgattgtacttcctatcgcttattattatttattaactaatactacaactatgccaatttctgctttaaattttgcaaattaaagttttgaatatttatttaaaagtgatgtttgaaatgataatgtaattgttcatttattctatttttactttacttattttattttgaaatacttagagaacaatgaaaataaaaatcaaatttaaaacaattgcagaaattcgtattaaaaaaataaataaataatagtaattaaaattataaataattaaatattaaaataaattgtgagaattacacaaaattaaaaaaacatagtgatttatttttcatatatacaatattcatacatgtaataaaaataaattaattaaattaataattacaattttaaattacgacttatggactacgagtttattgaaaataacttctgtattaaaatttaattttcgaaatgactatatttcttttagatcaaagaattaaaaaaaaaaatataaataataaaaacacaacttaatctattcaattacaaatgtgtgcacttataagtgaaacatttaatgttatatacgtattgaaaataaataaatgaaataagtaattatttgacattgttaataataaagaccacaaatttatatacgtattaaccctacacccaagaaaatgtttcaaattgttacagacttaataatattaattaaaaatattcctataaatatatcattgtaatttttccaaatcttcattagtcagtaattttaaaatactcctcgtaaaagtacttggaagttgaatgttattgaaaatatcatcaattaaactaatagcattggatagcaattttttccgtcctaatgcttttcttaaacgataagcaatcattccaccgtatagtggaaaaaaagattcaatgttcaaatttaaaatagtactatcactaacatactttaaacttaaagctaatttgtgttcacatttattacatagaacattataaagtgtaacattactcgtaccaatatatgttatcttcagtttttcaatttcgcttatgcactgaccgcgcaattcaccaaattttccactatctacgactgctaaattttctttatcaatgtaacaattcgtcgcactgagtttggcagtatattcagtaattgtgtctttaactttttgtgaataattctgtcgtgaagcaaatgctgttttaccattagcgttttttaaattaatatcaacaccagcattaagcagttgtcttatgatattatcgtcggttgcgaaaaatgcgtaatgaagcgctgaatatttatacgctgtcactatatttatatcaaccataCTATGGTTCAAGATTAATTCTACTGCTTCTGAACTTCGGGATTGGACAGCAACATGTAAAggactttcttttgaaaaaccactttcacttacactattaacatttgcaccgtatgttagaagaagctccataattggtaagttttctttagtaatagcacatattagtggtgtttcaaaataatgagtatcaaggttcggatcagcattattttttaaaagtaattctacaagtttttcattacctcgatcaacagcaatttgtaacggtgatttgccaaaacaaaaatcataggtttccaacatcgcagtctcaatggcatgcttttgtaataaaaactcaggattttcttcaagatttggctcagctctatacaggtaatggatcaaatcagagtcctgaattagcagagtattaacgtctgctccgtaattgatgaggctttcaattatacccaagttctccattataacagcaatgtgaagagctgtaccccagtatttacttcttgaattcacatcagctttcttgcggagcagatagttcaccaatcttttatcattattgaaagctgctatatgaagcagcgtaaaaccacccatgactggaaccactgtattgatattttcgacatttacttgtttgattaagttgtcaacgtattcgcaattgaattttgaacggattgattccatggtaatgagtgatgcaattaataattgtcgacttttaaataatgaacttttaatttgattaactttgacactttactgtgagagtaactgttcacttagtaataacttcaagttaaattattaacgatcactgattttatgtttgtagttttgggacaagattgactgtacgactgatcgtctcaagatcgaaaacggttttgaatgatgttgtctatggtaccttcgaccttaacaaaatctccccagataattacttttctcccccactcttaaatatctgtggtcataattcaggaagagaggggcaaaagggagtacttaaggaaagactGAGTTTTTGGGGGCTCGAATAGGGGTAGAAGGGAGGGGgatacttactttttgtctcaatataccacatttatcgaaaattaaaaatctttaaatttgaagcaaaatgcgtcgtgaaaaaaagatttgatatttgctctttttaccccttttatttctgctagttttgtaccatgtgttcgtcattaatatgctccaacaaaaaaatttttatttggggCAACATGGGCTCtctaaaaaatctacaaaaattcggttattattttatttcatctgaaagctactaattaataaatttttcagaacactgaattttcgcccttaattattttaattttgtgcatACGTATACATTGAACGGACTATGGCATACacaaactgcaaaaaaaaaagtttcatttttaacttcccgctgagaaaattcaaaattttcaaaaattcagcaagttattgttttcgctctaattttcgataatcgaattttttggGGGAGAAATAGAGTACCCTTTAAAGAAGATGACAAAAGAAGTtctggaaattgaataaatttgataaaataaaatttttttataagtaatttacataaagaaaaattatatttcacataattatttgattcaaaggaaaaaaatagttagtatagcttttgttataaaaccaaagtcattaatatttttcgactggaatttttttttaattttaacgaaaaatttttttaaataatgctcaattatacacttatccaaaaaattaagtggagtaaaaatttttttaattttttactgatatttagaaggctgtattttcgtgaaaaattatcgtgttgacaaaataaaaaaaaagcaaattgaagcttgaaatctctagtttaaaaatctgtcaactaaataattttctgagccacTGTATTTgcagaatcataagaaatagttcgagacaaaatgtttctaatttttttgatttatttggctGACAGATTTTTAAGCTAGAGATTTAAAggttcaatttgctttttttttttttttaatttttcaacacgatcatttttcgcgaaaatacagccttccaaaaattacaaaaaaatttataaaatttttactccctttaattttttagataagtatattaacaaaattaattttggaaaaatttcctcataataaaaataaacttattctaaagtaaGCCCATACGAGACATTAAAAGTTCTTAAGTTgcccttaaaattattttctttctatcaaaagtatttatctatttaacaatGGGGAATTCCCAATTGGACTATAGTCTCGACTACGGAAATGATATACTCTCTATCGTCTCGATTACTATAGTTATCcagtctatttttcatttactttctataattatcggataatctttctactcttaaaatttaaataatttaagacccACTATCGACGattctttgttataaaaaagcttatacaaaggtcattactatttattaatgactgtaatgaaaatgtgggtcattaaataatatatattgtactatGGAACAAATGTATGTAACTGTAATTACGATACTCCATGTTTAAACATGAAGGTTTTCTGGAGACAAtcccaatggtgaatttttacctgagCCCTAATAAGCGTCGTCAACAACGAActtgacataaaaatgaatcagatcaaattcaaaGGGACGGTAATCCCTCGACTACCTGATGTGCTGTCTCGTAGTGGCAACTTCCCTGTTAGCCAGACCTTGCTCTGCAAGTTCTGCTGAGCAACattttcggctaacttaacgagaaagtttctggcaaaccttggctgggtagtactttcctttaaattggcttcagaatatggcaatagcttgaatgtaacttgacagataaacttgccgtcaatttgaagtgaaactttcaatcaactaaaCGTCATTGTTTGACAGTAACACTTatagtcaaattgaattcaagtttacagacaatttactgtcaacttaaaggtacacataaaaaatttgatttcatatataatcctTCATAAGCATTTTCATGAATGCTCATGTATGATTCTTTTTCTAGGAAACGCTGGTACAGCTATTGTAtagttaaaagttaaaatatttcataatcgaCAACTGCTCGTTGCCAAATTAAAGGAATATGTTACTGAACGAATATTTgcatatattaaattggtatattatattggtatattaatttattattattgtgtgtgtgtgtgtgtgtgtgtgtgtgtgtgtgtgtgtgtgtgtgtgtgtgtgtgtgtgtgtgtgtgtgtgtgtgtgtgtgtgtgtgtgtgaacaATAATAGTTAGGGTACTGTGGTATGGTTTGTagttataagtaaataagaatacgcatttgtttataatcatatttacCAGGACAAGATCCTATTCACGATTTTTATGCGTGTATTTTGTTAAGGTTTTCGGTATCGAGAGGCAGGAAACGTTCTAATAAGACAACTCAAACTGTGTTTAGATTTCTCTGCATACAATTTAATGATTCATTTCGAATTTCTTATAATCtaagtatataatttaaaaattatgtgctacaacgatttattatttgtattatcaactaattgttattgatattttattattgataagatGCTATAAAGATTGTATGATCtcagtacataaattttaaatggaaactGAGTGCGCGCCTATTCATTTATTCcaagtttactaattaatttacagaTGGAGGCACCTAAAGCTATGGAGGACAATATCAGCACTGTTCGCGCTGTCAaccaacataaaataatagtacccTAGCCTGAGAGCCACCTTGATTGGAAGTTCCCTGATAGCCAGTTGAGCTCAACCAACAGTCAAATTGCacgtaaatttgacgtcagatTAAAGCCCCTATTTGATGTATATGACGTATATGACGTATACGACAGCGCGGACAGtgctgatatttattatttacgtgCGATTTGACTTGAATACTCCCTAATGCTAATCAGCACCACCCTGTTTGTTTAATGaccctaatagccactttagcttgaaattgactgtaatttgattttgaaattacctgaaatctgctACCCGAATTTGCCTACAAtttcacagcaaaagttgaaaataaaaatttgcggttaattattcttcaatttaaaggtAAACATTTATACACAAAATCATCTACAatttaaggataaaaatatacttaacaattttttaagttaaattaacgataaaatagTCAGCTCGCGACATCTAGCAACTATTcaacaaagtaaattcaaaaattaaaaagtaaaaaatatatctctaGTTGAGATCTTGTTGATGTCATATGTTGACGTCATTTGTTgcgtttcaaattttgatgtctcacagacgtcaaatagcagttttaaacttacgttaaatttatgtgaaatttgacgtcaaagaGAACTCAAAagttgacattaaaattttttatgtgtaccgtACGTCACTGAGATGACAAAAGTTTCAGCTCAAAAATTGTGCTGAAACTCTAGTTATCTGGGTCCTTAATGGAAATTGTTGTAGAGCaagcagttacctttaagttgaaagtaaattgtctgtaaatttgaattcaatttgactatAAGTGTTACTGTCAAACAATGACGtttagttgattgaaagtttcacttcaaattgacggcaagtttatctgtcaagttacattcaagctattgccatattctgaagccaatttaaaggaaagtactacccagccaaggtttgccagaaactttctcgttaagttagccgaaaatGTTGCTCAGCAGAACTTGCAGAGCAAGGTCTGGCTAACAGGGAAGTTGCCACTACGAGACAGCACATCAGGTAGTCGAGGGATTACCGTCCCtttgaatttgatctgattcatttttatgtcaagTTCGTTGTTGACGACTGAAATGTCTCGCGACTAGTTTGCCgcgagaataaattttaacaattaattttgttaaataataatttaaacaattaaattaaagccaatcttaacaagtaattttgttaagaaataaatatttaacaagcaattttgctaaataaattgaaatgtcTCGCGACTAGTTTGCCgcgagaataaattttaacaattaatttcgttaaataataatttaaacaattaacttaaaaccaatcttaacaagtaattttgttaagaaataagtatttaacaagcaattttgctaaataaatattgttgtgGATTTATTAGACCGAGCGCAATGCTGATCTCTTCAAAGTATCGAGTACAATAATGGTGTTttacattttacaaaaatatcttaGCGTTAAACTTAAAGAACTAAGATTGGGGGAAAAAGGGGCGTGTTAGAAGGAAAGTGGAAAACTAAGGGTTGTGATTGGAGCGCGGAGGGCATTAGAAGGGCCAGAGAAAATGGGGAAGGGTCGTATCGTCGTGGGAGTATGGCGGAGTAGAAGGGGGGCAAAACGAAAGTGAAAGAGGACGAGCCGAGAGAGTGAGATACAGAAAACAAAAATGGTGACTGGACTATTTTGGAAAGTAGACGAGTGCAATTAGGAACAGATGTCCGGACTGATTTATGATAgggcttaaataatttaaggatAAGGAGCAAAGGAGTCGTAAACACGGGACTAGaagtattttacatttttaaattttaaacttaatccCTAAACAATAGAGCCGATGTTTGGCCGTTTACttgagcaaaaaatatttagacataaaataagttttcaaCTAAATCCTAAACAGATGTTTAAAATacggtaaaataaatgaagctaatataacaataaaataaaattgaagataaaaaaaaaaaagatgggtAATTCCTAAATTCCagggacaaatatttttaaactaaaaatacaaaatattacaaggcgtaaattaaattcgttaaatatacgtaaaataataaactaatataAGACTATTATTCTGCGACGGAACATGCCGCCCGCCTTGAACGGATCTGCGTTCAAAATAAATGTTGGTGAAGTCGCAACTAGTCAAGGGGCAATGGGCACACGCGTTTGGTGCAGCGTGTGTATTCGCCGGTGGAAGTCTTCACGGTAACCACCCTGATGATGCCGTCTGCTCCGGGATGTACTGCGGTAATGCGCCCTAGCGCCCATTGAAGTGGAGGAAGATTTTCTTCCACAATAAGCACCAGTGAACCAACCTGTAGACCGTTCGATTTGTCGAGGTGCCCGCTCAGGGTTATGAGCTGGTGTAGGTATTCCTTGTGCCAGCGCTTCCAAAAATGTTGCTTCAGCTGCTGAGCATGTTGCCAAGCTGATAGGCGATTAGATGGTGTGTCGGTGAGGTCGTCCTGAGGAAAGCTTGTCAGAGGGCCACCAACTAGGAAATGACCAGCGGTAAGGGAGAGCAGGTCATTTGGATCAGAGGACATAGGAGAAATAGGGCGGGAATTTAAAATTGCTTCTATTTCTATAACGCACGTCTCGAGCTGTTCAAATGTTAACAGCGTATCACCAACTGTACGAATCAGATGATGCTTAAAAGATTTTACGGCGGCCTCCCAGAGCCCACCGAAGTGGGGGGCACGAGGGGGAATAAAATGCCAAGTTATCCTTTCGGACGTAAGAAAACTTAGGACGGAGTTCTTATGCTCCTCCGAATTAAACAATGTTTGCAGTTCATTAAGCTCACGGTTTGCCCCGACGAAATTCGTGGCGTTATCCGAGTATATCTCGAGAGATTTTCCACGCCTTGAAAACAATCTTCGGAGGCTGCCAATAAAGGCCTCGGTGGTGAGATCACTTACTAGTTCTAAGTGAACTGCTTTGGTTGACATGCATACGTAAATTGCGACATAAACCTTCAATCGGCTACGATTGCGAAAGCGTTTTTCCTTTATGTATAAAGGACCGCAGTAGTCGACTCCAACACGGAGGAAAGGACGGGAAGGGGTGACACGGGGTTCAGGCAGGATTCCCATGACGTGATCAGCGGCACGCGGTTTCGCTCGAAAGCAGGTAATGCAACGATAGATAATTTTTCGCGTAATGTTGCGACCGTCTAAGGGCCAATACGTTTGACGCACCGAGTATAGGGTGGCTTGAGTGCCAGCATGCTTCAGCCGCACGTGCTCTTCGGTTATGATAAGACGCGTTATATAATGACGAGCTGGTAAGAGCAGGGGGTGTTGCTGCTCCTTAGTTAGCGAGGAACGAGCCAGCCTTCCTCCTACTCTTAGGAGATCTTGCTCGTCAAGATAGGGATTTAACggaattaatttactattgtCGGAGATAACttcattgttttttagttGCTTTATTTCTTTCAGAAAGGCGGAGTGCTGAGTAATCCTTATTATGAGATCATGAGCTTGTTGTAGCTCCTGTAAACTTAATCGATCAAATCTGCGATGATTTTTATGGCGAGCGTTGTAAACAAAACGCATTACGTAAGCCACTACCCGTTTTAATTTATGGCTAGAGTGGTATTTTTCGAGCAGATCATTGAGTCCGCACTCTATTTTCATACAAAGCACGCGATCGGGAATTATAGGCTTCATTTCTGGAATGTCGATTGAAGGGAGAGCTCCCTTGGGCCAAGTGCTAGGCTCGCACTGCAGCCAACTTGGGCCAGTCTGCCAGATGCTGTTGGCCACGAACTCAGCCGGAGTTTGGCCACGCGAAATAGAGTCCGCGGGATTGTCTTGAGAAGACACGTGGCGCCAATGGCAACGATGAGAAAGCCTCTGAATCTCCGCCACTCGATTGGCAACGAAGGTTTTTAGTAGATGAGGAGGGGTATTTATCCAATGAAGTGTGATAGTCGAGTCAGACCATAAGTAAACGTCCTTAATATCCAACAATAGGGTTTTAATAGCTACGTCATAGAGTCTGGAAAGCAATAACGCAGCGCAGAGCTCTAATCGAGGTAATGATAGTGATGACACTGGGGCAACTCGTGATTTTGAACAAACCAGATGAGTACGAACATGCCCAGCCTCATCGATAGAGCGGATGTAGATACATGCTCCGTATGCTCGCTCGCTTGCGTCACAAAATCCATGCAATTGGACATCGACTGCTCCCGAGAAAGCAACGCTGCGCTTGAAACGCAGCTCTTCAATCATAGACAACTGGGCCCGAAATTGGGCCCATAGTGAGTGAATTGAGATCGGGATTGATTCATCCCAGGCCAGTCCAGCCTTCCACAAAAGCTGCATTATTATCTTAGCATAGACAATTATAGGGCCAAGGAGGCCTAGTGGATCAAATAGTTTCGcaatttgtgataaaattgCACGCTTGGTAGTGGCCTCGGAAGCAGGCGCGCTAATAGTGTAGAAGAGTGTGTCGTCCCGAGGACTCCACCGTATACCGAGAGTTTTGATGGTAGCGTCAGGATCCAGGGACATGTGGGTTCCCTCTGAGGCCTGAGGTAAATTTTGGATAAGGGCAGGCTCGTTGGAGGCCCATTTGCGAAGACGGAATTTGCcccttttcaataaattaattaattcgtcACGTATGCACTCTGCTTCTGCGAGAGTTTTAGCGCCGGTAAACAAATCGTCGACGTAGAAGTCCCTCAGCAGAGCGATGACAGCCAGAGGGTATGCAGGACCTTCATCGTAAGCAAGTTGATGAAGGGTGCGCACTGATAAGTGAGACGCACAAGCAGTGCCATAGGTGACTGTGCTCAGCAAACAGGTCTTAATGGGCTCTTGAGAGGTTTCGCGATACAGAATTTTTTGGTAGATTGCATCCTCGGGGTGTACGAGGATTTGCCTGTACATCTTCTCTACGTCGGCAGTGAGCACGTAAGGGTGAGATCGCCAACGAGTGAGTATTGTAAATAAACTATCCTGAAGTTGTGGACCAACCATTAAAGTGTCATTCAAGGAAATTCCCGTAGATGTTTTCGCAGAACCGTCAAAGACTACACGGATCTTGGTGGTGATGCTGTCGTCCTTTAGGACAGCATGATGAGGGAGATAGAACCCTAAATGATCTTCACATAAGTCATCGGACACCGACATGTGACCCAACTCTTTATACTCCCGCAAAAATTCGAGGTAATCATGCTTG
This genomic window from Microplitis demolitor isolate Queensland-Clemson2020A chromosome 6, iyMicDemo2.1a, whole genome shotgun sequence contains:
- the LOC128668099 gene encoding uncharacterized protein LOC128668099, giving the protein MTAEQIKALKTKRGNAKRSLTTYENFLKKFDPSKDFPILEKRYKEIETVRKLFEEYQLELEALLEESEELTAYRTEFENLYYETYAIATNLLSEQRKRDTSLVSSPTTSSPSATSSSSLSVSQGVVSSIAAQLVSTVPIPSVTISPSNQSAVLSTPTPVNNNFTAPHAFNHPMSMLPALPTITLPTFSGSFDTWLGFYDLFNSLVNEDHNIPPIRKLIYLKGCLTGEAANVISCLETSSQNYEVAWGLLKERYDDRRFIRDSYIKSLLDTPPISKESSIRSFLDHIQRHLRVLNQLGEPTDYWDSLLIVLFVSKFNNFMRERWEEFSCGVSKPTMKQMLTFLTKRAQLEGSRAQAPAPPPNNSRQAPSNGRAQSRSQQSFAASTSQNRCLYCQGGDHYIYSCKGFAALSPFARYEAAKGSNLCTNCLRKGHHSSQCPSGKCQACGYRHHTLLHFDKSKPEMPPLNASATAFDMPKSTINMHAQVSSEALLATAIVDLVNKQGKIRQCRVFLDAGSQAHFITEKAAKFLNLDKKAVNISVTGVDNTSTSVKHSARATLKSRHSKFQKIVEFLIVPQISQSMPSIAINVTQLEIPKNISLADPEFYKPSEVDALIGVKLFYKLLSVGQISLKNHPDAVLHKTLLGWIVAGEINSNLSVSNVSCHLNLNSPSSDISLTRFWEVEEIPSVAILSSEEKACEEHYKLHTTRTVEGRYVVRLPFNSKKSRLGDSYSSALKRFFALERRFQRDHAIKHDYLEFLREYKELGHMSVSDDLCEDHLGFYLPHHAVLKDDSITTKIRVVFDGSAKTSTGISLNDTLMVGPQLQDSLFTILTRWRSHPYVLTADVEKMYRQILVHPEDAIYQKILYRETSQEPIKTCLLSTVTYGTACASHLSVRTLHQLAYDEGPAYPLAVIALLRDFYVDDLFTGAKTLAEAECIRDELINLLKRGKFRLRKWASNEPALIQNLPQASEGTHMSLDPDATIKTLGIRWSPRDDTLFYTISAPASEATTKRAILSQIAKLFDPLGLLGPIIVYAKIIMQLLWKAGLAWDESIPISIHSLWAQFRAQLSMIEELRFKRSVAFSGAVDVQLHGFCDASERAYGACIYIRSIDEAGHVRTHLVCSKSRVAPVSSLSLPRLELCAALLLSRLYDVAIKTLLLDIKDVYLWSDSTITLHWINTPPHLLKTFVANRVAEIQRLSHRCHWRHVSSQDNPADSISRGQTPAEFVANSIWQTGPSWLQCEPSTWPKGALPSIDIPEMKPIIPDRVLCMKIECGLNDLLEKYHSSHKLKRVVAYVMRFVYNARHKNHRRFDRLSLQELQQAHDLIIRITQHSAFLKEIKQLKNNEVISDNSKLIPLNPYLDEQDLLRVGGRLARSSLTKEQQHPLLLPARHYITRLIITEEHVRLKHAGTQATLYSVRQTYWPLDGRNITRKIIYRCITCFRAKPRAADHVMGILPEPRVTPSRPFLRVGVDYCGPLYIKEKRFRNRSRLKVYVAIYVCMSTKAVHLELVSDLTTEAFIGSLRRLFSRRGKSLEIYSDNATNFVGANRELNELQTLFNSEEHKNSVLSFLTSERITWHFIPPRAPHFGGLWEAAVKSFKHHLIRTVGDTLLTFEQLETCVIEIEAILNSRPISPMSSDPNDLLSLTAGHFLVGGPLTSFPQDDLTDTPSNRLSAWQHAQQLKQHFWKRWHKEYLHQLITLSGHLDKSNGLQVGSLVLIVEENLPPLQWALGRITAVHPGADGIIRVVTVKTSTGEYTRCTKRVCPLPLD